From one Staphylococcus kloosii genomic stretch:
- a CDS encoding sugar porter family MFS transporter — protein MKLNSKVSNRFIYFFGAFGGILFGYDIGVMTGALPFLKEDWNIDNGMIIGLITSSVMLGAIFGGILAGRVSDKLGRRKMILISAIIFVVGSILSGIAPHDGNYFLIISRVILGIAVGASSALVPAYMSEMAPAKYRGQLSGINQTMIVSGMLISYIVDYFLRELPIEIGWRLMLSIAAIPALILYLGVLKLPESPRFLIKKGKFEEAKTVLTHIRNNQDVEKEYNEIKNTIQLENKTLTNHSLATLFNGKYKYLVVAGLGVAAFQQFQGANAIFYYIPLIVEQATGKTASSALMWPIIQGIILVLGSLLFIAIADKFKRRTLLMIGGFVMGLSFILPAIIHIFAPSTNPILIVVFLSIYVAFYSFTWAPLTWVIVGEIFPLAIRGLASGAASSLNWIGSFLVGLLFPVMTAYFSQQLVFAIFGIICLIGVLFVKICLPESKGRTLEEIEKLGELKGKAKDKVNTIDRKEMSQLK, from the coding sequence ATGAAATTAAATAGTAAAGTTTCGAATCGTTTTATCTATTTCTTTGGAGCATTTGGCGGAATTCTTTTCGGTTATGATATAGGGGTTATGACTGGCGCACTACCATTTTTGAAAGAAGATTGGAACATAGATAATGGAATGATAATTGGATTGATTACATCTTCAGTTATGTTAGGTGCAATTTTTGGAGGGATTTTAGCAGGCAGAGTATCGGACAAATTAGGTCGTAGAAAGATGATATTAATTTCGGCTATTATATTTGTTGTAGGTTCAATTTTATCAGGAATAGCACCTCACGATGGTAACTACTTTTTAATTATATCAAGAGTAATATTAGGAATTGCTGTTGGTGCTTCTTCTGCGTTAGTGCCGGCTTATATGTCAGAAATGGCTCCTGCAAAGTATCGAGGTCAGTTATCCGGAATAAATCAAACTATGATAGTGTCTGGAATGCTCATTTCATATATAGTTGATTATTTTCTTAGAGAATTACCTATAGAAATTGGTTGGAGATTAATGCTGAGTATTGCAGCTATACCAGCATTGATTTTATATCTAGGTGTATTAAAATTACCTGAATCACCACGATTTTTAATTAAAAAAGGGAAATTTGAAGAAGCTAAAACAGTATTAACACATATTAGAAATAACCAAGACGTTGAAAAAGAATACAATGAAATTAAAAATACAATCCAACTAGAGAATAAAACTTTAACAAATCATTCACTTGCAACCTTATTTAATGGAAAATACAAATATTTAGTAGTTGCAGGGTTAGGCGTAGCAGCCTTTCAACAATTTCAGGGTGCAAATGCAATATTTTATTACATTCCATTAATTGTAGAACAAGCCACTGGTAAAACTGCAAGTTCAGCTTTAATGTGGCCAATTATTCAAGGGATAATATTAGTATTAGGATCATTATTGTTTATAGCAATTGCTGATAAGTTTAAAAGAAGAACACTGCTTATGATTGGTGGGTTTGTGATGGGGTTATCGTTTATATTACCTGCCATCATCCATATTTTTGCACCATCTACTAACCCAATTTTAATCGTTGTATTTTTAAGTATTTATGTAGCATTTTATTCATTTACATGGGCACCGTTGACTTGGGTTATTGTTGGTGAAATATTCCCGTTAGCTATTCGAGGATTAGCCTCTGGCGCAGCATCATCGCTAAATTGGATAGGTTCATTTTTAGTAGGACTGTTATTCCCAGTAATGACCGCATATTTTTCTCAACAATTAGTATTCGCAATTTTCGGAATCATTTGTTTGATTGGCGTCTTATTTGTGAAGATATGCTTGCCAGAATCTAAAGGTAGAACTTTAGAAGAAATTGAAAAACTAGGGGAGTTAAAAGGAAAAGCTAAAGATAAAGTGAATACCATCGATAGAAAAGAAATGTCACAATTAAAATAA
- a CDS encoding TetR/AcrR family transcriptional regulator — translation MSKKKDDLLEVAERLFYENGFNGVGLKQIIKEANVATMTLYNHFDSKEQLIEEVLKQREQRYWSYLDENVKQHSSEPFIAAVNGHCKWLNDYSYTGDLFMRAIEDYTDADNQIESIARGHKQRLLNYLENLANTSGFKNGHDMAIRYTMLMEGTTSMTTLIGVEEATKHALYVANLFIDEAS, via the coding sequence ATGTCTAAGAAAAAAGATGATTTATTAGAAGTCGCTGAAAGGTTATTTTATGAAAATGGCTTTAATGGCGTAGGTTTGAAACAAATAATTAAAGAGGCTAATGTTGCTACGATGACGTTGTACAATCATTTTGACTCTAAAGAGCAATTGATTGAAGAGGTTTTAAAACAACGTGAGCAACGGTATTGGTCTTATTTGGATGAAAATGTAAAACAACATTCATCTGAACCATTTATTGCTGCCGTTAATGGTCATTGTAAATGGTTGAATGATTACTCTTATACGGGTGATTTGTTTATGCGTGCTATAGAGGATTATACTGATGCTGATAATCAAATTGAATCTATTGCTAGGGGGCATAAGCAGCGTTTGCTCAACTATTTAGAAAATCTAGCCAATACTTCAGGATTTAAAAATGGTCATGATATGGCTATTCGCTATACGATGTTAATGGAAGGTACTACTTCTATGACGACGTTAATCGGAGTGGAGGAAGCAACGAAACATGCATTATATGTAGCGAATCTTTTTATTGATGAAGCGAGTTAA
- a CDS encoding MFS transporter produces the protein MKFSKLVLPGIAMIATTYGLGRFSFGLFLPNISRDMHLSASSSGLISSLFYLSYCFTIVYSTLRTNKIGPKNMIMLSGLSVLIGLILISTAPNGLMLSLGVIFAGASTGLVSPPYGYTISLWIKWPEQGKANTWINSGTSFGLMFTGLTAMIIFLDWRMTYLIYSVIALIVLIWNFYAIPALNKDIKIETGSLNIRDINNSKKIIIASTVLGFSTAPFWTFSKSFIEHTGHYSNTALSIFWILIGALGVIGGISGSIIDKRGLRFAYILGVTLLSLASILLVFTSKIWLIPFIASSLFGASYIFLTGVLLVWGVKIFVKNASLGIGIPFLMLAVGQVLGSMVAGTLIDNLNYAVTFMVYGIVGLVALTMYPKVEVTPSKIVKGQQYTKMQRENKEVIEQEFNY, from the coding sequence ATGAAATTCTCTAAATTAGTTTTACCGGGCATTGCTATGATAGCAACTACGTATGGCTTAGGGCGTTTTAGTTTTGGTTTGTTTTTACCGAACATTTCACGTGATATGCATTTAAGTGCCTCGAGCTCAGGCCTAATATCTTCGTTATTCTATCTATCTTATTGTTTTACAATTGTATATTCTACTTTACGTACGAATAAAATTGGGCCTAAAAATATGATTATGTTGTCTGGCTTAAGTGTATTAATTGGATTAATATTGATTAGCACTGCACCGAATGGCTTAATGTTGTCGCTCGGTGTAATATTTGCTGGTGCTAGCACTGGTTTAGTATCACCACCATATGGTTATACCATTTCATTGTGGATTAAATGGCCTGAACAAGGTAAGGCGAATACGTGGATTAATTCGGGTACTAGCTTTGGTTTAATGTTTACTGGGCTTACCGCAATGATTATCTTTCTAGACTGGAGAATGACATATCTAATTTATAGTGTTATCGCTTTAATCGTCTTGATTTGGAATTTTTATGCCATTCCGGCATTAAATAAAGATATTAAAATCGAAACAGGATCATTAAATATTAGAGATATTAATAATAGTAAAAAAATAATTATTGCATCAACAGTATTAGGATTTTCAACAGCGCCATTTTGGACGTTTTCTAAATCATTTATTGAGCATACTGGTCATTATTCAAATACTGCATTATCAATATTTTGGATTTTAATAGGTGCCTTAGGTGTAATAGGCGGCATTTCAGGAAGCATTATCGATAAGCGAGGATTACGTTTTGCTTATATATTAGGCGTTACACTGTTATCTTTAGCTTCAATTTTATTAGTGTTTACTTCTAAAATATGGTTAATTCCTTTTATTGCTTCATCACTCTTCGGCGCAAGCTATATCTTTTTAACTGGTGTATTACTTGTATGGGGTGTAAAAATATTTGTGAAAAATGCTTCTTTAGGTATCGGAATCCCATTTTTAATGTTGGCTGTTGGACAGGTTTTAGGTTCAATGGTAGCTGGAACTTTAATAGATAACTTGAACTATGCGGTGACATTTATGGTCTATGGCATAGTAGGATTAGTTGCATTGACTATGTATCCAAAAGTAGAAGTGACACCAAGTAAAATAGTAAAAGGACAACAATATACTAAAATGCAACGAGAAAACAAAGAGGTTATTGAACAAGAATTCAATTATTAA
- a CDS encoding DUF2316 family protein, giving the protein MTLDKEQRRITSEELIAHFEQSSLTEEDLAHQLNISVKQVEKVLNMDASNGFFADKLQTFIHLVWDVRDAIDNDIRNHGEIPSGYTYLQGEKEDYWFLQ; this is encoded by the coding sequence ATGACTTTAGATAAAGAACAAAGACGTATTACAAGTGAAGAATTGATTGCGCATTTTGAACAATCTTCACTTACGGAAGAAGATTTAGCCCATCAATTGAATATATCTGTTAAGCAGGTAGAAAAGGTATTAAACATGGATGCATCAAATGGCTTTTTTGCCGATAAATTACAAACATTTATTCATTTAGTGTGGGACGTACGTGATGCAATCGATAATGATATTAGAAATCACGGAGAAATTCCTAGTGGTTATACTTATTTGCAAGGTGAAAAAGAAGACTACTGGTTTTTACAATAA
- a CDS encoding GNAT family N-acetyltransferase produces the protein MLESKRLILHKPDLSFNAPLYDIHSNRQATQYTPKRRHTDITETNKMLKDWINHWHKYGFSYFVIVEKNSNKVIGSGGAEKMTFAHKTYFNLYYRLHPQFTGQGYATEAIQTVIDWLVELDTTMPFVIRTDKNNVPSINLATRLGFYRDPNFEDTNDLFFFNN, from the coding sequence ATGTTAGAAAGTAAAAGACTCATATTACATAAACCTGATTTGTCATTTAATGCGCCGTTGTATGACATACACTCGAATAGACAGGCTACGCAATATACACCTAAAAGAAGGCACACAGATATTACAGAAACGAATAAAATGCTAAAAGATTGGATAAATCATTGGCATAAATATGGCTTTAGTTATTTTGTTATTGTTGAGAAAAATAGTAATAAAGTAATTGGTAGCGGAGGTGCAGAAAAAATGACATTTGCACACAAAACATACTTTAATTTATATTATCGACTCCACCCTCAATTTACCGGCCAAGGTTATGCAACCGAAGCCATACAAACAGTTATCGATTGGTTAGTCGAATTAGATACTACTATGCCTTTTGTTATTAGAACTGATAAAAATAATGTTCCATCGATTAATCTTGCCACTCGTTTAGGCTTTTATAGAGATCCTAATTTCGAAGACACGAATGATTTATTCTTTTTTAACAACTAA
- a CDS encoding DUF3100 domain-containing protein, translating to MENENKLWKDWRLHLLVLIIMVISEVIGAHKIPLGFSSILLLPVVYAVLLGLIAYFTPLVKRKQAKNSEPLVFISVALLIAKFGVEAGPALPKIISAGPALILQEIGNLGTILISLPLAVLLGLRRESIGMTHSIGREPNLALITEKFGISSPEWRGVMSMYIFGTIFGAIFFSIFAGLIISILPLSPLAYAMATGVGSGVMTAAALGPLVEMYPHQSSTITAFSGVSNLLTSVTGLYMGILVALPLTQKYYAGFMKVKSKFSKNKE from the coding sequence ATGGAAAATGAAAATAAATTGTGGAAAGATTGGCGGCTACATCTATTAGTTTTAATTATTATGGTTATTTCTGAGGTCATTGGGGCTCATAAAATACCATTAGGCTTCTCTTCTATCTTATTGTTACCAGTAGTTTACGCTGTTTTACTAGGTTTAATCGCATATTTTACACCACTGGTAAAACGAAAACAGGCTAAAAACTCTGAACCTTTAGTTTTCATATCTGTCGCACTATTAATTGCTAAATTTGGTGTCGAGGCTGGACCTGCCTTACCGAAAATTATCTCTGCGGGACCCGCGCTTATTTTACAAGAAATAGGAAATCTTGGAACTATCTTAATTTCTTTGCCATTGGCTGTTTTATTAGGTTTAAGAAGAGAATCAATCGGCATGACACATTCTATCGGACGCGAACCCAACCTGGCATTAATAACAGAAAAATTTGGTATTAGTTCTCCAGAATGGCGTGGTGTTATGTCTATGTATATATTTGGCACGATTTTTGGGGCAATCTTTTTCAGTATTTTTGCTGGCTTAATTATATCGATACTTCCATTAAGTCCTTTAGCTTATGCAATGGCAACTGGTGTCGGCAGTGGCGTAATGACAGCTGCAGCTTTAGGACCATTAGTAGAAATGTATCCGCACCAATCAAGTACGATAACAGCATTTTCAGGCGTTAGTAATTTACTGACTTCGGTGACGGGACTCTATATGGGTATACTGGTTGCTCTGCCTCTAACTCAAAAATACTACGCAGGCTTTATGAAAGTGAAAAGTAAATTTAGTAAAAATAAGGAGTGA
- a CDS encoding isoprenylcysteine carboxyl methyltransferase family protein: MTFTILLLFFIVRLYSLKISINHTQQLIQKGAKEYGAQNSKYLALNHILIYVGAAVEALINKDAFSLFNGLGLVLLIAGYAVLFHVIKALGSIWTLKLFILPEHPIVKSGLYKITKHPNYYLNIVPKLIGVLLLTHATYTSVLLIPYAYFLHTRIVQEEKMMNL, encoded by the coding sequence ATGACTTTTACGATTTTACTGTTATTTTTTATTGTGCGGTTATACAGCTTGAAAATTTCAATAAACCACACACAACAATTAATCCAAAAAGGTGCCAAAGAATACGGGGCACAAAATTCAAAGTATCTCGCACTAAACCATATATTAATTTATGTAGGTGCAGCAGTCGAAGCACTGATTAACAAAGACGCTTTTAGCCTGTTTAATGGTCTTGGATTAGTATTACTGATTGCAGGATACGCCGTCCTATTTCATGTGATTAAAGCTTTAGGTTCTATCTGGACACTTAAATTATTTATTTTACCAGAGCATCCTATCGTAAAATCTGGTCTCTACAAAATAACAAAACACCCTAACTATTATTTAAATATTGTACCTAAGCTTATCGGTGTATTGTTGCTCACACATGCAACATACACAAGCGTATTGCTTATACCATATGCTTACTTCTTACACACTAGAATCGTACAAGAAGAAAAGATGATGAATTTATAA
- a CDS encoding S66 family peptidase, translating into MIRYPILKNNAVIGVTAPSSGLPKQLHHFTDEIKNRFNGYHEVVFGATTYTQYKGKSADAVTRAKEFNQFMLDDEIDAVIPPFGGELALEMIDKINFAQLEPKWLIGYSDISLVSLAITLTTGIATAHGTNIVDLRGQYSDNTTQKWHEVLQTSQNDSVVQYASQHFQSAWPDKPTDYIFNFDTPTEWKSINNEPVTIEGRMLGGCIDVIHHLIGTPYGNLSNFRHQYINNEPIIWYFENCDAEPTSLRRMLVQMKLAGWFDHCNGIVFGRTAMSYETYDYNIVDVYEDIANDLNIPIIYDIDCGHLPPQITFVNGSYGTIEYANGKGKVIQAFI; encoded by the coding sequence ATGATACGCTATCCAATCTTAAAAAATAATGCTGTCATAGGTGTCACTGCACCATCTTCAGGGTTACCAAAACAGTTACATCACTTTACTGACGAAATTAAAAATAGATTTAATGGTTATCATGAAGTGGTGTTTGGCGCTACTACTTATACCCAATACAAAGGAAAATCAGCAGATGCAGTTACACGTGCCAAAGAATTTAATCAATTTATGCTTGATGACGAAATCGATGCCGTTATTCCGCCATTCGGTGGCGAACTTGCTTTAGAAATGATAGATAAAATTAACTTCGCACAATTAGAACCTAAATGGCTAATAGGTTATTCAGACATAAGTTTAGTGTCGCTCGCTATTACTTTAACGACAGGCATAGCCACTGCTCACGGTACGAATATTGTTGATTTACGTGGACAATATAGTGATAATACAACACAAAAGTGGCACGAAGTTTTACAAACATCTCAAAATGATTCGGTGGTTCAATACGCATCACAACACTTCCAAAGTGCTTGGCCAGATAAACCAACAGATTATATTTTTAATTTCGACACACCGACAGAATGGAAATCTATTAATAATGAACCTGTCACTATTGAAGGCAGAATGTTAGGCGGTTGTATCGACGTTATTCATCATCTTATCGGTACGCCCTACGGCAACCTAAGTAATTTTAGGCACCAATATATCAATAATGAACCGATTATTTGGTACTTTGAAAATTGCGATGCGGAACCTACATCGTTAAGGAGAATGTTAGTGCAAATGAAACTCGCAGGCTGGTTTGATCATTGCAATGGGATCGTTTTTGGTAGAACTGCTATGAGCTATGAAACATACGATTACAATATTGTAGACGTCTATGAAGATATTGCGAACGATTTAAATATCCCTATTATTTATGATATAGATTGCGGTCATTTACCGCCGCAAATCACTTTTGTTAACGGCTCTTACGGTACTATCGAATACGCTAACGGCAAAGGTAAAGTGATTCAAGCATTTATTTAG
- a CDS encoding ABC-ATPase domain-containing protein has translation MEKGTDLNKLLVSLDGQKYGAYKRVKGMYQFEQFRLAIDHVQVDPFAPPSKMRILISRQTTGIPNNLLDTRDKVTAVADFLTRNVKEGIQNVIKADNGKPAKIFIDSCGQEILTRSSVVINEQDIEVRLEVGLPAAGRKILGKAAAHVITHMIPTIVDQSLLYNNIDSQSLKKQVTLMLDQVYIRQALEQQNLVAFVANDSVLPRKSGVSDKVMQGAVAFTSPQNMEITLNLPSGKTITGMGVPEGITLIVGGGFHGKSTLLQALERGVYNHIAGDGREYVITRNDATKIRAEDGRNIEKVNIRPFINNLPGNKDTRQFSTENASGSTSQAANVMEALEANTSLLLIDEDTSATNFMIRDGRMQQLIAPEKEPITPFASKVKPLYDDYHVSTILIVGGSGDYFEVADQILMMDEYVLKDVTKNAKDIAQSTGYERENISQNHFGELPARIPLKSSFNKKGKDARFKVKGQFHILYGKESIDITGLEQLVDTSQTECLAMMIDYYQQHLLNERDTVNQAADKLYDFIGKEGLDAISPHSGHPGNLALPRKQEFCAALNRYRGLKVKG, from the coding sequence GTGGAAAAAGGTACTGATTTAAACAAATTGTTGGTTTCATTAGATGGACAGAAATATGGTGCCTATAAACGTGTTAAAGGCATGTATCAGTTTGAGCAATTTCGCTTAGCCATAGATCATGTGCAAGTTGATCCTTTCGCACCACCTAGTAAGATGAGGATTTTAATAAGCCGTCAGACTACCGGCATTCCAAATAATCTATTAGATACCCGAGACAAAGTGACAGCCGTGGCGGATTTCTTAACACGAAATGTTAAAGAAGGTATTCAAAATGTTATTAAAGCGGACAATGGTAAGCCGGCTAAAATTTTTATTGATAGTTGTGGTCAAGAAATTTTAACGCGCAGTTCAGTAGTAATTAATGAACAAGATATAGAAGTACGTCTTGAAGTAGGTTTACCTGCAGCTGGAAGAAAAATATTAGGTAAGGCAGCTGCTCACGTCATAACACATATGATCCCTACTATTGTCGACCAAAGCTTACTATATAACAATATTGATAGTCAGTCTCTTAAAAAACAAGTTACTTTAATGTTAGATCAAGTATATATTAGACAAGCACTAGAGCAGCAAAATTTAGTAGCTTTTGTTGCTAATGACTCCGTTCTACCGCGTAAAAGTGGTGTTTCGGATAAAGTGATGCAAGGTGCCGTAGCTTTTACAAGCCCTCAAAATATGGAAATTACGTTGAATTTGCCTAGCGGTAAAACGATAACAGGTATGGGTGTGCCGGAAGGAATTACGCTCATAGTCGGTGGCGGTTTTCATGGGAAATCGACATTGTTACAAGCATTAGAACGTGGCGTTTATAATCATATAGCCGGTGATGGTCGTGAGTATGTTATTACACGTAATGATGCAACAAAAATTAGGGCAGAAGACGGTAGGAATATTGAAAAAGTTAATATTAGACCTTTTATTAATAATTTACCGGGAAATAAAGACACTAGACAATTTTCTACTGAAAATGCGAGTGGCAGTACGTCACAAGCAGCTAATGTGATGGAAGCATTGGAAGCAAATACATCACTACTCTTAATTGATGAAGACACTTCTGCTACGAATTTTATGATTCGAGATGGGCGCATGCAACAATTAATTGCACCTGAAAAAGAACCTATAACACCATTTGCTAGTAAGGTGAAACCGTTATATGACGATTATCATGTATCTACGATATTGATTGTTGGTGGCTCAGGCGATTATTTCGAAGTTGCAGATCAAATATTGATGATGGATGAATATGTATTAAAAGATGTGACAAAAAATGCTAAAGATATAGCACAATCAACGGGATACGAACGTGAAAATATTTCACAAAATCACTTTGGAGAATTACCAGCAAGAATACCTCTGAAATCAAGTTTTAATAAAAAAGGTAAAGATGCTCGATTTAAGGTTAAGGGTCAATTTCACATTTTATATGGCAAGGAATCTATCGATATCACAGGATTAGAACAACTTGTAGATACGAGCCAAACTGAGTGTCTGGCAATGATGATTGATTATTACCAACAACATCTTTTAAATGAACGAGATACTGTAAATCAAGCTGCAGATAAATTATATGATTTCATCGGTAAAGAAGGACTAGATGCGATTTCGCCTCATAGTGGACATCCTGGTAATTTAGCGCTGCCTAGAAAACAAGAGTTTTGTGCAGCGTTAAATCGTTATAGAGGGTTGAAGGTGAAAGGTTAA
- a CDS encoding MurR/RpiR family transcriptional regulator, producing the protein MGMPLKNKLLNNKKQLPKKQQKLCDYILKNFEHLGLITIKELSHKADVGISTVMRTIHALDYENFNDFRRDIYNEALPNETKFTLQTAFIENEQQHSDPLTSVWDKSVQLLNHSLKNELVSNFNLAIDYIENAASVSILGTRPYKATALYLEQLLNEFYFNIHQLSHDLDAMFDKIIKLTPKDVLVVFAFEPYTNSVINAVKEANRLNIPIILITDYDSSPLLEYATVTLKVAVQKNHFTVLPIIALIDAMILKIGNDFSKSTVENLKQLEDALDRNNVTYRDEN; encoded by the coding sequence ATGGGAATGCCCTTAAAAAATAAATTATTAAATAATAAAAAGCAGTTGCCTAAAAAGCAACAAAAGCTGTGCGACTATATTTTGAAAAATTTTGAACATCTTGGATTAATTACAATTAAAGAATTATCACACAAGGCTGATGTCGGTATCTCTACAGTCATGCGCACTATTCATGCATTAGACTATGAAAATTTCAACGATTTTCGCCGAGATATTTATAATGAAGCCTTACCGAATGAAACTAAATTCACATTACAAACGGCATTTATCGAAAATGAACAACAACATTCCGACCCTTTAACATCTGTTTGGGACAAAAGCGTTCAATTACTCAACCATTCTTTAAAAAATGAACTTGTAAGTAACTTTAACCTAGCAATCGACTATATAGAAAATGCTGCAAGCGTTAGTATTCTCGGCACTAGACCATATAAAGCAACAGCGCTATATCTAGAACAATTACTGAATGAGTTTTATTTTAATATTCATCAATTAAGTCATGATTTAGATGCAATGTTTGATAAAATCATCAAACTCACACCAAAAGATGTACTTGTTGTTTTTGCCTTTGAACCTTATACAAATTCAGTGATTAACGCCGTAAAAGAAGCTAACAGATTAAATATCCCTATTATTCTTATTACGGATTACGATTCGTCTCCATTACTCGAATATGCCACTGTCACATTAAAAGTTGCTGTGCAAAAAAATCATTTTACCGTTCTGCCTATCATCGCATTAATTGATGCAATGATTCTTAAAATTGGTAATGATTTTTCAAAATCCACGGTCGAAAATCTAAAACAACTTGAGGACGCACTCGACCGCAATAATGTGACTTATCGGGATGAAAACTAA
- a CDS encoding aldehyde dehydrogenase family protein, with the protein MKNFEFSKLRPKVQEFLDKEIPLYINGQYQTASSNTSFDVLDPSTGKQIAIASEANENDVNLAVQAARNAFDNGEWTQMPAQERSNILYEFARLLKEHREELAELESIDSGKVYETALADDIDGTIQQFEYYAGFATQISGKTTQISNDLVAYTLHEPIGVVGQIIPWNFPLLMASWKLGAALAVGCTIVIKPAMETPLSLLYAAQLFKEAGFPDGVVNIIPGPGRTVGEALTNHTDVDKLAFTGSTAVGTGVMKNAAEQIKNVTLELGGKSPAIVLNDADLDETIEGVYNGTMYNHGQNCSACTRVYVQRDIYDDVIEKLKARAATVQVGPSMDPNSDMGPLISERQQQRVLEYIDKGKQEGAKLLCGGNKVHDAGYYVEPTIFVDVEDDMTIAREEIFGPVMAVFVFDEVDEVINRANDSEYGLASSVWTQNIKTGHYISNKLKAGTVWINTVGQELETMPFGGYKQSGIGREMGGEYGIQSYTEVKSVMINID; encoded by the coding sequence ATGAAAAATTTTGAATTTTCAAAACTTAGACCGAAAGTTCAGGAATTTTTAGATAAAGAAATACCGCTATACATTAATGGACAATATCAAACAGCTTCTAGTAATACTTCCTTCGACGTGCTAGATCCATCAACGGGTAAGCAAATTGCTATAGCAAGTGAAGCGAATGAAAATGATGTTAATTTGGCGGTCCAAGCTGCCCGTAATGCGTTTGATAATGGTGAATGGACACAAATGCCTGCGCAAGAACGTTCAAACATTTTGTATGAATTTGCGAGATTACTTAAAGAACATAGAGAAGAACTTGCAGAACTTGAATCTATCGATAGCGGTAAAGTTTATGAAACTGCCTTAGCAGATGATATCGATGGTACAATTCAGCAATTTGAATATTATGCAGGATTTGCAACTCAAATTTCTGGTAAAACAACACAGATTTCTAATGATTTGGTTGCATATACGTTACATGAACCTATCGGCGTGGTGGGACAAATTATTCCATGGAATTTCCCATTACTAATGGCGTCATGGAAATTGGGCGCTGCCTTAGCTGTAGGTTGTACGATTGTGATTAAACCGGCAATGGAAACACCTTTATCTCTTCTTTATGCAGCACAATTATTCAAAGAAGCAGGATTCCCTGATGGTGTAGTAAATATTATACCAGGCCCAGGACGTACTGTTGGTGAAGCACTAACAAATCATACTGATGTAGACAAACTTGCATTTACCGGTTCAACTGCCGTTGGTACAGGAGTAATGAAAAATGCCGCTGAACAAATTAAAAATGTCACGCTTGAATTAGGCGGTAAATCACCTGCGATTGTATTAAATGATGCAGATTTAGATGAAACTATCGAAGGCGTATATAACGGTACAATGTATAATCACGGTCAAAATTGTAGTGCATGTACGAGAGTTTACGTTCAAAGAGATATTTATGACGATGTTATTGAGAAACTTAAAGCACGTGCGGCTACCGTACAAGTAGGACCAAGTATGGATCCAAATTCAGACATGGGACCATTAATTTCAGAAAGACAACAACAACGTGTACTCGAGTATATCGATAAAGGTAAACAAGAAGGCGCCAAACTTCTATGTGGTGGTAATAAAGTACATGACGCTGGCTATTATGTAGAACCTACAATTTTTGTAGATGTAGAAGATGATATGACAATTGCACGAGAAGAAATATTCGGTCCGGTCATGGCAGTATTTGTATTCGATGAAGTCGATGAAGTTATTAATAGAGCTAACGATAGTGAATACGGACTTGCTTCAAGTGTGTGGACTCAAAACATCAAAACGGGTCATTATATTTCAAATAAATTAAAAGCTGGAACAGTATGGATTAACACGGTAGGTCAAGAACTTGAAACAATGCCATTTGGTGGATATAAACAATCCGGTATAGGTAGAGAAATGGGCGGCGAATATGGTATTCAAAGCTACACTGAAGTGAAAAGCGTCATGATTAATATTGACTAA